The Pseudomonas solani genome segment GCGAGCTGGAGCTGGAAGGCCTGGTGCTGCGCCGCGACTACCAGCAGGTGCCGCCCCGGGTGGAATACCGCATCACCCCGTTGGGCGCCTCGCTGGTGGACGCGCTGAAGGTGCTCGACGACTGGGGCCAGCGCCACGGCGGCCAGATCGGCATGCCGCCCCGGGTGATGGGGGACGAGTAGCGGCACGCGGGTTTCACCCGCCCCACGGAGCGGCGCCGGTCGGGGTTGGGCATTGGATGTAGGTCGGGTGCAACCCGACACGCTTGCCGGAAGCGCGGGCTTCACCCACTCCACGGAGCTTTGCCGGGTGGAGGTCGCTTTTTACCTCCACCAGCGGTGCCGCGCCGTGCTGCG includes the following:
- a CDS encoding winged helix-turn-helix transcriptional regulator; the encoded protein is MSSYEKHGNPGLDAVMKVIGGKWKAQILYSLGDQTRRFGELRRQIGGISEKMLVLQLRELELEGLVLRRDYQQVPPRVEYRITPLGASLVDALKVLDDWGQRHGGQIGMPPRVMGDE